In the Adlercreutzia equolifaciens DSM 19450 genome, one interval contains:
- the xseB gene encoding exodeoxyribonuclease VII small subunit: MSDAANLDEKKPVEELTFREALSELESIVSVLESNTLELEESLAAYERGVVLLGSLQKRLGAAEQQVEVLMGELVAAPDDETQDTTLS, from the coding sequence ATGAGCGATGCCGCGAACCTTGACGAGAAGAAGCCGGTGGAAGAGCTGACCTTCCGCGAGGCCTTGAGCGAGCTGGAGTCCATCGTCTCCGTGCTGGAGAGCAATACGCTGGAACTGGAGGAGTCCCTCGCCGCCTACGAGCGCGGCGTGGTGCTCTTGGGCTCGCTGCAGAAGCGCTTGGGCGCCGCCGAGCAGCAGGTGGAGGTGCTCATGGGCGAGCTGGTGGCCGCCCCCGACGACGAGACCCAGGACACGACCCTCTCCTAG
- a CDS encoding acetate/propionate family kinase translates to MNVLVLNAGSSSLKYQLINVETHEVLAKGICERVGSAEAFHKHGIDENEVVIDTPMPDHNAAMALVLEALTSGPTKAIDSLDDIDAVGHRVVQGGKYFDRSVLIDDDVVAKIDELAELAPLHNKAALMGIEACREQMPGKPMVAVFDTSFFQTIPPKAYMYPLPYELYEKHAIRKYGAHGTSHRYIAERAAAFMDEPLEDLKLITCHLGNGCSISAIDHGVAVDTSMGLTPLDGLMMGTRCGAIDPAIVPFIMEKENLTAAEVNDLMNKKSGLLGISGISNDLRSVRQASEEGDERAQLAYDMYSNSAKKYIGQYIAVMGGVDAIVLTAGVGENCDKMRRMIFAGLQPLGIKIDLEKNRKGLRGEREISTDDSEVRIVIIPTDEEYMIARDTYQLVKEGTLEITELA, encoded by the coding sequence TTGAACGTCCTCGTCCTCAACGCCGGTTCTTCCTCTCTGAAGTATCAGCTCATCAATGTTGAAACCCATGAAGTGCTCGCCAAGGGCATCTGCGAGCGTGTCGGTTCCGCCGAGGCCTTCCACAAGCACGGCATCGACGAGAATGAGGTGGTCATCGACACCCCCATGCCCGATCACAACGCCGCCATGGCCCTCGTGCTGGAGGCGCTGACGAGCGGCCCCACCAAGGCCATCGACTCTTTGGACGACATCGACGCCGTGGGGCACCGCGTGGTGCAGGGCGGCAAGTACTTCGATCGCTCCGTGCTCATCGATGACGATGTCGTCGCCAAGATCGACGAGCTGGCGGAGCTCGCGCCTCTGCACAACAAGGCCGCGCTCATGGGCATCGAGGCCTGCCGCGAGCAGATGCCCGGCAAGCCCATGGTGGCCGTCTTCGACACCTCGTTCTTCCAGACCATTCCGCCGAAGGCCTACATGTACCCGTTGCCCTACGAGCTGTACGAGAAGCACGCCATCCGCAAGTACGGCGCCCACGGCACCTCGCATCGCTACATTGCCGAGCGCGCGGCCGCCTTCATGGACGAGCCCTTGGAGGACCTGAAGCTCATCACCTGCCATCTGGGCAACGGCTGCTCCATCTCCGCCATCGACCACGGCGTGGCCGTTGACACCTCCATGGGTCTCACGCCTCTTGATGGCCTTATGATGGGCACCCGCTGCGGCGCCATCGACCCGGCCATCGTCCCCTTCATCATGGAGAAGGAGAACCTCACGGCGGCCGAGGTGAACGACCTCATGAACAAGAAGAGCGGGCTTTTGGGCATCTCTGGCATCTCCAACGACCTGCGCAGCGTGCGCCAGGCCTCCGAGGAGGGCGACGAGCGCGCCCAGCTCGCCTACGACATGTACTCGAACTCCGCGAAGAAATACATCGGCCAGTACATCGCCGTCATGGGCGGCGTCGATGCCATCGTGCTCACGGCCGGCGTGGGCGAGAACTGCGACAAGATGCGCCGCATGATCTTCGCGGGTCTGCAGCCGCTCGGCATCAAGATCGACCTGGAGAAGAACCGCAAGGGCCTGCGCGGCGAGCGCGAGATCTCCACGGACGACTCCGAGGTGCGCATCGTTATCATTCCCACCGACGAGGAGTACATGATCGCCCGCGACACCTATCAGCTGGTGAAGGAGGGCACGCTCGAGATCACCGAGCTTGCGTAG